The Peribacillus sp. FSL P2-0133 genome has a segment encoding these proteins:
- a CDS encoding transketolase family protein, translating to MANQEAPRKGFADALIRLGEKHDNLVVLDADCAKSNMTNLYKNRFPERFFNIGISECDLVGTAAGMAVAGKVPFANAYANFLTGRAFDQMRISVCYSNNNVKIVGHNAGTSAAQEGATHLPLEDISLMRSLPRMTVIVPADAVEMEKAVEAAYYHDGPIYLRVGKLPVPIVTKKEEPFKIGKAIKYREGTDITIISTGIMLDESLKAVGELEKQGVSADLLHIHTIKPIDKEAIIASAAKTKHVITVEEHSIIGGLGSAVAEVLSENQPAKLRRIGTNDRFGVSGKMDELLDLFELRAHRIVSTANELLGHRVTS from the coding sequence ATGGCAAATCAAGAAGCACCACGTAAAGGTTTTGCTGATGCACTAATTAGACTTGGAGAAAAACATGACAATTTAGTGGTACTTGACGCGGACTGCGCAAAATCAAATATGACAAATCTATATAAAAATAGATTTCCAGAACGCTTTTTCAACATCGGTATTTCTGAATGTGATTTAGTAGGTACTGCAGCCGGTATGGCAGTAGCAGGTAAAGTACCATTTGCAAATGCTTATGCAAACTTCCTTACTGGGCGCGCATTTGATCAAATGAGAATTTCTGTATGTTATTCAAATAACAATGTGAAAATTGTCGGTCATAACGCTGGTACATCAGCTGCTCAAGAAGGTGCAACACATTTACCGCTTGAAGATATTTCTTTAATGCGCTCACTTCCACGTATGACTGTAATTGTTCCAGCTGATGCGGTTGAAATGGAAAAAGCAGTAGAAGCTGCTTATTACCATGACGGACCAATTTACCTGCGTGTTGGCAAATTACCAGTACCGATCGTTACAAAAAAAGAAGAACCATTCAAAATAGGTAAAGCAATTAAATACCGTGAAGGAACTGATATTACAATCATCAGTACCGGGATAATGCTTGATGAATCACTAAAAGCAGTAGGTGAATTGGAAAAGCAAGGTGTAAGCGCCGATCTTTTACACATCCATACAATTAAACCTATTGATAAAGAAGCCATTATTGCATCTGCTGCGAAAACAAAACATGTCATCACAGTTGAAGAGCATTCAATTATAGGTGGATTAGGTAGTGCAGTTGCTGAAGTATTATCAGAAAACCAACCAGCTAAATTAAGAAGAATCGGTACAAATGACCGTTTTGGAGTTTCTGGAAAAATGGATGAATTACTTGATTTATTTGAATTAAGAGCACACCGTATTGTTTCTACTGCAAATGAATTATTAGGGCATAGAGTAACTAGCTAA
- a CDS encoding IclR family transcriptional regulator: protein MVKSVDRALTIISLVSKRKEGIGVTELASNLDLNKSSIFRLLSTLVDHGFIEQNPETKKYRLGYKYLELSSMLLESIDLRTQAKPFLEELESHINEVIHLTVYDQGEVIYIEKLEGSETLRTHSQVGRRAPMHCTAVGKVILAHLPLNEIVDIIDKHGLPKHTEQTIIDKESFFKELGKIRNEGIGREIEENEQGITCIAAPIFDNRKKITAAVSISGPSIRMTEERLTEIKPIIMDIGKKISKRLGYTDN, encoded by the coding sequence ATGGTTAAGTCAGTAGATAGGGCGTTAACAATTATTTCATTAGTGAGCAAGCGTAAAGAAGGGATAGGGGTTACTGAGCTGGCCTCCAACCTAGATTTAAATAAAAGCTCTATATTCAGACTATTAAGTACTCTTGTAGATCATGGATTCATCGAACAAAATCCTGAAACTAAAAAATATAGATTAGGCTATAAATATTTAGAATTAAGTTCGATGCTACTTGAATCTATTGACTTGAGAACTCAAGCTAAACCTTTTCTGGAAGAGTTAGAATCACATATTAATGAAGTGATCCACTTGACCGTATATGATCAAGGAGAGGTAATCTATATTGAAAAACTTGAGGGAAGTGAAACCCTTAGAACACATTCACAAGTAGGAAGACGGGCCCCTATGCACTGTACGGCAGTTGGGAAGGTAATCTTAGCCCATCTGCCATTAAATGAGATCGTAGATATAATTGACAAGCATGGTTTACCAAAACATACTGAACAAACGATTATAGATAAAGAATCTTTTTTTAAGGAATTGGGGAAAATTAGGAACGAAGGTATTGGTAGAGAAATTGAAGAAAATGAACAAGGAATCACCTGTATTGCAGCGCCAATTTTTGATAATCGGAAGAAAATTACTGCTGCTGTTAGTATATCAGGACCAAGTATCCGAATGACTGAAGAAAGATTAACTGAAATTAAACCAATTATAATGGATATTGGTAAAAAGATTTCCAAAAGGCTTGGTTACACAGACAATTAA
- a CDS encoding transketolase, with protein MDFSKEKGKFYNNLTKTIRRHIVKMTNHAGSGHPGGSLSATELMSVLFFEHMNVDPKNPDWQDRDCFFLSKGHCTPVFYSVLAEKGFFPVEELMTFRDVDGRLHGHPCGEHIPGVDISSGSLGQGLSVANGVGLIAKLDGSNRRSYCMIGDGELQEGQVWEAAMTTAHYNLDNVCAIIDWNKIQLDDFVENVKGVKNLGDKFRAFGWHVVEIDGHDINAVNEAYKEAKRTKGRPTAILAHTVKGKGVSFMEDTHDWHGMAPNEEQLEIALKELA; from the coding sequence GTGGATTTTTCTAAAGAGAAAGGCAAATTTTATAATAATCTAACGAAAACAATTCGCCGGCACATAGTTAAAATGACGAACCATGCTGGAAGTGGTCATCCCGGTGGTTCCTTATCGGCAACTGAACTAATGTCCGTCCTATTTTTTGAACACATGAATGTTGATCCTAAAAACCCAGATTGGCAAGACCGAGATTGTTTCTTCCTATCTAAGGGGCATTGTACACCTGTATTTTATTCAGTATTAGCTGAAAAAGGTTTCTTCCCGGTTGAAGAGTTAATGACATTCAGGGATGTTGACGGTAGGTTACATGGGCATCCATGTGGAGAGCATATTCCAGGTGTAGACATATCTTCAGGATCACTTGGTCAAGGATTATCAGTAGCTAATGGTGTTGGATTAATTGCAAAACTAGATGGTAGCAATAGAAGATCATATTGCATGATAGGTGATGGAGAATTACAAGAAGGTCAAGTATGGGAAGCGGCAATGACAACTGCACATTACAATCTTGATAACGTTTGTGCGATTATCGACTGGAATAAAATTCAACTTGATGATTTTGTTGAAAATGTAAAAGGTGTAAAAAATCTTGGTGATAAATTTAGAGCTTTCGGTTGGCACGTTGTTGAGATTGATGGTCATGATATTAATGCAGTTAATGAAGCGTATAAAGAAGCTAAACGCACTAAAGGCAGACCTACTGCAATTCTAGCTCATACGGTTAAAGGTAAGGGAGTTTCATTTATGGAAGATACACATGATTGGCATGGAATGGCTCCGAATGAAGAGCAATTAGAAATCGCTTTAAAGGAGTTGGCTTAA